A window of Petrotoga sp. 9PW.55.5.1 genomic DNA:
CAACACTTGAAGCTCCGTGTAGTACTAAAGGAATACCTGTTAATTCTTTCACCTTTTTCAACCTATCATAATCTAATTTTGCTTCTCCCTTGAATTTAAAAGCTCCGTGGGAAGTTCCTATTGCAGGAGCGAGAAAATCAACCCCTGTTTCTTCAACAAACTGTTTGGCTTCATCTGGATTAACAAGTACAGTTTCAGCAGAAACTACGTTGTCTTCTATTCCGGCAAGTTTTCCTAGTTCTGCTTCTACTGAAACCCCAACAGCATGTGCTATTTTAACTATCTCTTTTGTACTTTGCATGTTTTCCTCAAAAGGTTTATCAGAGGCATCTATCATAACTGAAGAATACCCCGCTTTTATTGCTGCGAGAATATAATTAAAATCTTTTCCGTGATCAAGGTGTAGAGCTATAGGTATATCCATTGAGTCAGCAAACTCTCTAACCATATTAACAAAAACTCTTGCCCCTCTTAAAGGATCTCCCATTCCAGCGTATTTCATAGCACCTTCACTTGTTTCTATTATCAGTGGGGATCTTTTTTCTAATCCTCCTTCAATAATAGCCTGGAGAAATTCAAGGTTGTTAATGTTGAAAGCAGCTACGGCATAATACTCTTTATGAGCTTTTTCTAATATATCCATGGTATTTACATAAGGCATTTTTAAAACTCCTCCTTTATAGATTTATTTCTTGCTCTCTATCTACTTTTTTGATATTGCATTTTCGATTAATTCAACGATTTTCTTTGCCTCGCCACTCACTTTTTTTTCTTTCAAAATTTGCTCAGGCGTAAGTGGTTCTTGATAATAAGCTTCGTTTGAAATCATATCAGCCTTGATATAAGCTCCTTCTATCGCCATTCCGGCATAAAATCCTCTTGCTATTGAATAAGAGTATATTGAAGCTTGAAATTTATAATCGATATCAGCTGATAACTGCCTCCCTAAAGGCCCTGCTGAAATGCCTACTGAGCCACCTAAGGTAAAATTATCGCCCATAAAACCATCCATTCCCTTTTCATTCATAACAACTAAAATCAAAGCAGCAGATTGAATACCCACTTGAGCTCCCCAACTCAAGCCGTAGATATTAACAAAAGATGGGCCATACCATTCCCCAGTTGCTGAATCTTTTCTTAAAACTATTCCTTCTCCAAATTGCCCACCTAATATGTAACCTAATTTGTAAAATGTGGGGAATATTACGATACCCTCTGACATCTCCAAAAGTTGAACAAAAGCACCACTATCACTTTTTGAAAGTAGCTCTTCCACATCTTGCCTTGCCTTCTTTAGAGTATCTTCTACTGAGGCAAAGATACTAAAAGAAATCATTAAGAAAACCATAAAAAACAATATTCTTTTTTTCATTTTCTCTACCCTTCCTTTTTACCCTTTACTTTCTTAAAAGATAAGTTGCTATTCTTTCACTTGCCTTTCCATCACCAAAAGGATTATTTTCTATTTTTATATCTTCTAAGTCAGTATCTTCCATTTCTTTCATACTTTCATATACTTTTTTTTGTTTCTGTCCCTACTAACTTTCCTATTCCTGCTTCTATAATCTCCGGCCTTTCTGTTTCTTTTCTCAATACCAGAACAAATTTATTAAAAGCGGTGGCCTCTTCTTGAATACCACCCGAATCAGTCATGATATAGTAGGAACCTTCCATTAAACTCAATAGTTCCAAATAATTCAAAGGCTCAAGAAGAACGGCGTTATTAACGCCTTTCAATTCGGCATGAACCACATCGTTAACATACGGGTTTAAATGCACAGGAAACACGAGATAAGTATCTTTGTTTTCAATAAGATATCTTTTAACAGCAGATAATACATTTTCCATTGGTTTTCCCCAATTTTCTCTTCTGTGCATGGTCATTAATATGTATTTTTTATCGTTCAACGAGTATATTTTTCTAATTTCTTTCATCTTTTTTTGGTGTTTCTCTTTTACCCAAAATAAAGAATCTATTATAGTGTTTCCAGTAAGTAAAATCTTATCTTCTGAAACACCTTCTTTTAAAAGATTATTTTTGGCATTAATTGTTGGTGCAAAATGTATTGAACTCAACACTGTGATTAACCTTCTATTTACTTCTTCTGGAAAAGGGTTGTATATATCGTTTGTTCTTAAACCTGCTTCAACATGGGCTATCGGAATCTTATAATAAAATCCAATTAAAGCTCCTATAAAAGCGGTGGTTGTGTCTCCTTGAACAATTATATAATCAAGTTTCTCATCTCTTATTATCTTATCAATTTTTGAAATAAGCTTTTCAGTTAAATCACTTAAATTCTGACATACCCTCATAACTTGTAAATCATAGTCCGCTTTTATTTCAAACAGTTCTAATACTTGATTCAACATCTCCTTATGTTGACCTGAAGAGACAGTCAAAAGATCACAGCCTTCGTTTTTCAGGGCATAATATACGGGAGCTAATTTTATGGCTTCAGGCCTCGTTCCAAAAATTAAAGCTATCTTCATTAAAAAACCTCTTCATTCTAATAAGATTTTCAACCGTTTCAATTCTTTTTTTATACAG
This region includes:
- the fba gene encoding class II fructose-1,6-bisphosphate aldolase, yielding MPYVNTMDILEKAHKEYYAVAAFNINNLEFLQAIIEGGLEKRSPLIIETSEGAMKYAGMGDPLRGARVFVNMVREFADSMDIPIALHLDHGKDFNYILAAIKAGYSSVMIDASDKPFEENMQSTKEIVKIAHAVGVSVEAELGKLAGIEDNVVSAETVLVNPDEAKQFVEETGVDFLAPAIGTSHGAFKFKGEAKLDYDRLKKVKELTGIPLVLHGASSVVQEMVEIAERYGADFGGSKGVPSEILKETVKLGINKVNTDTDLRMAFIAGLREFLHNDSKEFDPRKYMKTAKKYVTKVVSDRLELLGSAGKA
- the wecB gene encoding non-hydrolyzing UDP-N-acetylglucosamine 2-epimerase encodes the protein MKIALIFGTRPEAIKLAPVYYALKNEGCDLLTVSSGQHKEMLNQVLELFEIKADYDLQVMRVCQNLSDLTEKLISKIDKIIRDEKLDYIIVQGDTTTAFIGALIGFYYKIPIAHVEAGLRTNDIYNPFPEEVNRRLITVLSSIHFAPTINAKNNLLKEGVSEDKILLTGNTIIDSLFWVKEKHQKKMKEIRKIYSLNDKKYILMTMHRRENWGKPMENVLSAVKRYLIENKDTYLVFPVHLNPYVNDVVHAELKGVNNAVLLEPLNYLELLSLMEGSYYIMTDSGGIQEEATAFNKFVLVLRKETERPEIIEAGIGKLVGTETKKSI
- a CDS encoding lipid-binding SYLF domain-containing protein, with amino-acid sequence MKKRILFFMVFLMISFSIFASVEDTLKKARQDVEELLSKSDSGAFVQLLEMSEGIVIFPTFYKLGYILGGQFGEGIVLRKDSATGEWYGPSFVNIYGLSWGAQVGIQSAALILVVMNEKGMDGFMGDNFTLGGSVGISAGPLGRQLSADIDYKFQASIYSYSIARGFYAGMAIEGAYIKADMISNEAYYQEPLTPEQILKEKKVSGEAKKIVELIENAISKK